One part of the Vitis riparia cultivar Riparia Gloire de Montpellier isolate 1030 chromosome 8, EGFV_Vit.rip_1.0, whole genome shotgun sequence genome encodes these proteins:
- the LOC117919897 gene encoding probable aspartyl protease At4g16563, translating into MASFTTLLFSVFTLFSRLVLASSSKNNIPATITIPLTPTFTKNPSTEPLLFLQHLATASMSRSHHLKYGKASPLIQTSLFPHSYGAHTIPLSFGTPPQKLSFLVDTGSHVVWAPCTTHYTCTNCSFSNPKKVPIFNPELSSSDKILGCRDSKCANTSSPDVHLGCPRCNGNSKKCSHACPQYTLQYGTGAASGFFLLENLDFPGKTIHKFLVGCTTSADREPSSDALAGFGRTMFSLPMQMGVKKFAYCLNSHDYDDTRNSGKLILDYSDGETQGLSYAPFLKNPPDYPFYYYLGVKDMKIGNKLLRIPGKYLTPGSDSRGGVMIDSGFAYGYMTLPVFKIVTNELKKQMSKYRRSLELETQNGVTPCYNFTGHESIKIPDLIYQFTGGATMVVPGMNYFYFFPEISSGCFPVTTDADNTLEFTPGPSIILGNYQQVDHYVEFDLKNERLGFRQQTC; encoded by the coding sequence ATGGCTTCTTTTACTACTTTGCTTTTCTCTGTCTTTACTCTCTTCTCTCGCCTTGTCTTGGCATCTTCCTCCAAAAATAACATACCTGCCACCATTACCATCCCTCTAACACCAACATTTACAAAGAACCCATCTACCGAACCGTTGCTGTTTCTCCAACACCTTGCCACTGCATCCATGTCCAGATCCCATCATTTGAAATATGGGAAGGCCAGCCCTCTCATACAAACCTCTCTTTTTCCTCATAGTTATGGAGCTCACACCATCCCTCTCAGCTTCGGCACTCCTCCACAAAAACTCTCCTTCCTGGTGGACACAGGAAGTCATGTAGTATGGGCCCCGTGCACAACTCACTACACATGCACTAACTGTTCTTTTTCAAACCCCAAAAAGGTCCCCATCTTCAATCCCGAACTTTCGTCATCTGATAAGATCTTGGGGTGCAGAGATTCCAAATGTGCAAACACTTCCTCCCCAGATGTTCACCTCGGGTGCCCCCGCTGCAATGGCAATTCCAAAAAATGCTCCCACGCTTGCCCACAATACACTCTTCAGTATGGCACAGGAGCAGCATCTGGGTTTTTTCTATTAGAAAACCTCGACTTTCCCgggaaaacaattcataaatttcttgttggGTGTACAACATCCGCTGACCGTGAACCTTCTTCTGACGCACTTGCGGGGTTCGGTCGCACAATGTTCTCGTTGCCAATGCAGATGGGTGTGAAGAAGTTTGCTTACTGTCTCAATTCGCACGATTACGATGACACCCGGAACAGCGGCAAGTTGATTTTGGACTACAGTGATGGCGAAACCCAAGGACTTTCCTATGCTCCCTTTCTCAAGAACCCTCCTGACTACCCGTTTTACTACTACTTGGGTGTCAAAGATATGAAGATCGGAAACAAGCTCCTCAGGATTCCAGGCAAGTATCTGACTCCAGGATCTGACAGCCGAGGTGGTGTCATGATAGATTCTGGTTTCGCGTACGGCTACATGACACTACCGGTTTTTAAGATAGTGACAAATGAACTGAAAAAGCAGATGTCCAAGTATCGGAGATCTCTTGAGCTAGAAACCCAGAACGGTGTCACACCTTGTTATAATTTCACAGGCCACGAATCCATAAAAATCCCCGACTTAATTTACCAATTTACAGGTGGCGCAACAATGGTGGTGCCAggaatgaattatttttatttttttcctgaGATAAGCTCGGGTTGTTTCCCCGTCACCACTGATGCAGACAACACTTTGGAATTCACTCCGGGACCGTCTATTATTCTGGGGAATTATCAGCAGGTGGATCATTATGTGGAGTTTGACCTCAAAAACGAGCGTCTTGGTTTCCGACAACAAACTTGCTAG